From Candidatus Sphingomonas colombiensis, one genomic window encodes:
- a CDS encoding glycosyltransferase family A protein translates to MNPPTVSVIMAAYNGAALIGETLESLATQTMGDFEAIVVDDRSTDDTLAVLRAWPDQRVHVIALEENGGPVRARNRAFAEARGRYIAGLDQDDLCRPQRFARQVAYLDANPDVALVGSDTAVLTNGAIRPPRHPANTTPRLTEWLLRIENPLVWSSVMIRADVARGLEPFTRPELLYAEDFDLYHRIARRGRVARVDADLLIYRQHVGGASQRFVTTMTESATRVLAEAYADVFGDGAGEIAALVARNLMGRAPPPDRATLRRLGEAMAALQEDFLARRACDAHDVRLIRWETARRWAAVARAGLRAGTLSLGDALAVRPPHMGLGYAGFEELIVARVIGKMRQLTRRTPHTFAA, encoded by the coding sequence GTGAACCCGCCGACGGTCAGCGTCATCATGGCGGCGTATAACGGCGCCGCGCTGATCGGCGAGACGCTGGAAAGCCTCGCGACGCAGACGATGGGCGATTTCGAGGCGATCGTGGTCGACGATCGCTCGACCGACGATACGCTGGCGGTGCTGCGCGCATGGCCCGACCAGCGGGTCCACGTGATCGCGCTGGAGGAAAATGGCGGCCCGGTCCGCGCGCGCAACCGCGCCTTCGCGGAGGCGCGCGGGCGCTATATCGCGGGGCTGGATCAGGATGATCTCTGCCGCCCACAGCGGTTCGCGCGACAGGTCGCCTATCTTGATGCCAATCCGGATGTGGCGCTGGTCGGCAGCGACACGGCGGTGCTGACCAATGGCGCGATCCGGCCGCCGCGCCACCCCGCCAACACCACGCCGCGGCTCACCGAATGGTTGCTCAGGATCGAAAATCCGCTGGTGTGGTCATCGGTGATGATCCGCGCCGATGTCGCGCGCGGGCTGGAGCCGTTCACCCGGCCGGAATTGCTCTATGCGGAGGATTTCGACCTTTATCACCGTATCGCCCGGCGGGGACGCGTCGCGCGGGTCGATGCGGACCTGCTGATCTATCGCCAGCACGTCGGCGGTGCGTCGCAGCGTTTCGTCACCACCATGACCGAGAGCGCGACACGGGTGCTGGCGGAAGCCTATGCCGACGTATTCGGCGATGGCGCGGGGGAGATCGCGGCGCTGGTGGCGCGCAACCTGATGGGCCGCGCGCCCCCGCCGGATCGCGCGACGCTTCGCCGGCTGGGCGAAGCGATGGCCGCGCTACAGGAGGATTTTCTCGCCCGTCGCGCGTGCGACGCGCATGATGTGCGGCTGATCCGCTGGGAAACGGCGCGGCGCTGGGCGGCAGTGGCGCGCGCCGGGTTGCGCGCCGGCACGTTATCGCTCGGTGACGCGCTCGCGGTGCGGCCGCCGCACATGGGGCTGGGCTATGCCGGGTTCGAGGAACTGATCGTCGCGCGCGTTATCGGCAAGATGCGCCAACTCACGCGGCGCACGCCTCACACCTTCGCGGCGTAG
- a CDS encoding DegT/DnrJ/EryC1/StrS family aminotransferase has translation MQRLPLISPNPPRMAEYLAALERIEASGIYSNFGPEARRFEDAAAARLFGGRGACLTMANATLGLILALKDAVGEGQGRYAVMPAMTFAATAQAAWWAGLTPLVCDIDPTDWTACAAAEERLLHQHGDRIAALVPYATFGRAIDLDRYVWLAKRYDVKVVIDAAASLGTTDAAGESFGSDAPFPVIFSMHATKPFAVAEGALIHCGDRDTIERLRAMANFGFAGARSASVPGLNAKLPEVLAAIASAKLETFEATCAARETVAAAYRATIGNRYAIQPAPVGRQALGFFQLLLPPGTDRARVAAALDADGIGSGAYFSPHIGQQPWVRQVAMIEPTPVADDVAARILSLPLSDTMTAADVERVIAALDRACAAPHVVASAEPSRIAETLVVGGGPAGTALLTAASKQGLLAALSPGLVLVERDLAIGGGQLGRYAITSDSTAQTFLTAVTDNHYPEIAALAEHPAACAVGSYRDALGVPLAEVGPLLRATGDRLHHLVTENGGTILTGHEVIAIRRDGDGLWRARLREVATGAEHERVARNVVIATGGHQPLDRLVGQRVAGASLPELARHRLVQSDDVLTVGGFEKVADLLGNTRAPRIAVIGGSTSALATVALLLKRQPALPLGAGAITLLHRRPLRPFYHSIEAAEAEGFDDFGPGDICPVSGFVYRLAGFRLEARELVLRMLRVDGREPDPRVTLHRIGDDEARAREVIASADLAIAALGYRPRALPIEQIDGTSLALAADDGRPMVDRHCRVLDAGGVAVPGLYGIGLAAGFVPWGRLGGEASFVGQANGLWLWQNDVGMMIVEQLLASRGRRAA, from the coding sequence ATGCAGCGCCTTCCCCTCATCTCTCCCAACCCGCCGCGCATGGCGGAATATCTGGCTGCGCTGGAACGGATCGAGGCGTCCGGCATCTACAGCAATTTCGGCCCCGAAGCGCGTCGCTTCGAGGATGCCGCGGCCGCGCGGCTGTTCGGCGGGCGTGGCGCGTGCCTGACGATGGCCAATGCGACGCTCGGCCTGATCCTCGCGCTCAAGGATGCGGTGGGCGAAGGGCAGGGCCGTTATGCGGTGATGCCGGCGATGACCTTCGCCGCCACCGCGCAGGCGGCATGGTGGGCGGGGCTCACGCCATTGGTATGCGATATCGATCCGACGGACTGGACTGCGTGCGCGGCGGCGGAGGAGCGGCTGCTGCATCAGCATGGCGATCGCATCGCGGCGCTGGTGCCCTATGCCACGTTCGGCCGGGCGATCGATCTCGATCGCTATGTTTGGCTGGCGAAGCGCTATGACGTGAAGGTGGTGATCGACGCCGCCGCCTCGCTTGGCACGACCGATGCTGCGGGCGAGAGCTTTGGCAGCGATGCGCCTTTCCCGGTGATATTCTCGATGCACGCGACCAAGCCGTTCGCGGTGGCGGAGGGCGCGCTGATCCATTGCGGGGATCGCGACACGATCGAACGGTTGCGCGCGATGGCCAATTTCGGTTTCGCCGGCGCGCGCAGCGCCAGCGTCCCCGGCCTGAATGCCAAATTGCCGGAGGTGCTCGCCGCGATCGCCAGTGCGAAGCTGGAGACGTTCGAGGCGACCTGTGCCGCGCGCGAAACGGTGGCCGCCGCCTATCGCGCGACGATCGGTAATCGTTACGCGATCCAGCCGGCGCCGGTCGGGCGGCAGGCGTTGGGTTTCTTCCAGCTCCTGCTGCCACCCGGCACCGATCGGGCGCGCGTCGCCGCCGCGCTGGATGCGGACGGCATCGGCAGCGGCGCCTATTTCAGCCCCCATATCGGCCAGCAGCCATGGGTGCGGCAGGTGGCGATGATCGAACCCACCCCCGTGGCGGACGATGTCGCCGCGCGCATCCTCTCGCTGCCGCTCAGCGATACGATGACGGCGGCGGATGTCGAGCGGGTGATCGCGGCGCTCGATCGCGCCTGCGCCGCGCCGCATGTCGTCGCTTCCGCCGAGCCGTCGCGGATCGCGGAGACATTGGTGGTCGGCGGCGGCCCGGCGGGCACCGCCTTGCTCACCGCCGCCAGCAAACAGGGCCTGCTCGCGGCGCTCTCGCCGGGGCTGGTGCTGGTAGAGCGTGATCTGGCGATCGGCGGCGGCCAGCTCGGGCGTTATGCGATCACGTCGGATTCCACCGCGCAGACGTTCCTCACCGCAGTCACCGACAATCATTATCCGGAGATCGCCGCGCTCGCGGAGCATCCGGCGGCGTGCGCGGTGGGCAGTTATCGCGATGCGCTGGGCGTGCCGCTGGCCGAAGTCGGCCCGCTGCTCCGCGCGACGGGGGATCGGCTGCACCATCTCGTCACCGAAAATGGCGGGACGATACTCACCGGGCATGAGGTGATCGCGATCCGCCGTGACGGCGACGGGCTGTGGCGCGCGCGGCTGCGCGAGGTGGCGACGGGCGCGGAGCATGAGCGGGTCGCCCGCAATGTCGTGATCGCCACCGGGGGGCACCAGCCGCTCGATCGGCTGGTCGGGCAGCGTGTCGCCGGCGCATCCCTGCCGGAACTGGCGCGGCATCGGCTGGTCCAGTCCGATGATGTGCTGACGGTCGGCGGGTTCGAAAAGGTCGCCGATCTGCTCGGCAACACCCGCGCCCCGCGCATCGCGGTGATCGGCGGATCGACCAGCGCGCTCGCCACCGTCGCGCTGCTGCTCAAGCGACAGCCCGCGCTGCCGCTTGGCGCAGGCGCGATCACGCTGTTGCACCGCCGCCCGCTGCGCCCCTTCTATCACTCGATCGAAGCGGCCGAGGCGGAAGGGTTCGACGATTTCGGGCCGGGGGACATCTGCCCGGTATCCGGCTTCGTCTATCGGCTCGCCGGTTTCCGGCTGGAGGCGCGCGAGCTGGTGTTGCGGATGTTGCGCGTCGATGGGCGAGAGCCCGATCCGCGCGTCACGCTTCACCGCATTGGCGATGACGAGGCGCGTGCGCGCGAGGTGATCGCCAGCGCGGATCTGGCGATCGCCGCGCTTGGCTATCGTCCGCGCGCGCTGCCGATCGAGCAGATCGACGGCACGTCTTTGGCGCTGGCGGCGGACGATGGGCGGCCGATGGTCGATCGCCATTGCCGCGTGCTTGATGCGGGCGGCGTGGCGGTGCCGGGGCTATACGGCATCGGGCTCGCGGCGGGTTTCGTGCCATGGGGGCGGCTGGGCGGTGAGGCGAGCTTCGTCGGGCAGGCCAACGGGCTGTGGCTATGGCAAAATGACGTCGGCATGATGATCGTCGAGCAATTGCTGGCGAGCCGCGGGCGCCGCGCCGCGTGA
- a CDS encoding murein L,D-transpeptidase catalytic domain family protein, whose protein sequence is MSVIDSATHTRRGLLKTGGLILAGAMLPKAVGAASLPAMPLTSPRTVNPELMRRALAALERHGNRLQRDRMAIVDFSAPSAQPRFHFIDLASGASLSKLVAHGSGSDPAHTGFLHRFSNQDGSNASSEGAFLASDYYVGKHGRSQRLIGLDPTNNNALARAIVVHGAWYANRDMINTRGMLGRSQGCFAVGEHELAEVFERLGPGRMIYAAKV, encoded by the coding sequence ATGAGCGTGATTGACAGCGCGACGCATACACGTCGCGGATTGCTGAAGACCGGGGGATTGATCCTCGCCGGCGCGATGTTGCCAAAGGCCGTGGGCGCCGCCTCGCTCCCCGCGATGCCGCTAACCTCTCCGCGCACCGTAAACCCCGAATTGATGCGTCGCGCGCTTGCCGCGCTGGAGCGTCATGGCAATCGCCTGCAACGCGATCGGATGGCGATCGTCGATTTCAGCGCGCCCTCCGCGCAGCCGCGCTTCCATTTCATCGACCTCGCGAGCGGGGCCAGCCTCTCCAAGCTCGTCGCGCACGGCAGCGGGTCCGATCCCGCGCATACCGGCTTCCTGCATCGCTTTTCCAATCAGGACGGCTCCAACGCCTCTTCGGAAGGCGCATTCCTCGCCTCGGACTATTATGTCGGCAAGCACGGCCGGTCGCAGCGACTGATCGGACTCGATCCCACCAACAACAATGCGCTCGCCCGCGCGATCGTCGTCCATGGCGCATGGTATGCCAATCGCGACATGATCAACACGCGCGGGATGCTCGGGCGTAGCCAGGGGTGTTTCGCAGTCGGCGAGCACGAACTGGCCGAGGTGTTCGAGCGGCTCGGGCCGGGGCGGATGATCTACGCCGCGAAGGTGTGA
- a CDS encoding nitronate monooxygenase family protein has protein sequence MRSPVCVMLGIDFPLLAFSHCRDVVAAVSRAGGFGVLGATAHTLESLEAELAWIDAHVDGKPYGLDVLIPENLVTGGAKGITRASLAEKVPEQHRAFVRDLAGRHHVTVPEERADSNAPAPFDPNVALEMLEIAFRHPIRLIANALGVPPRAMIEMGRAHGVPVAALVGAKEHALRQVAAGVDIVVAQGGEAGGHCGEVSTMVLIPEVVRALEQHGHGGVPVLAAGGIMTGAQMAAAMAMGAAGVWTGSVWLATPESECSDVFREKMVAATSRDTVRSKSRTGKPSRQLRSAWTDAWEGPDSPGALPMPFQSLISEPAIRAADRAAEKGDAAAREMVTYFVGQGVGLVDQVRGAGQVVQDFKMEFAEALERMTGLVAE, from the coding sequence ATGCGCTCACCGGTCTGCGTCATGCTGGGGATCGACTTTCCTCTGCTCGCCTTCAGCCATTGCCGTGACGTGGTGGCAGCCGTCAGTCGCGCGGGCGGGTTCGGCGTGCTGGGCGCGACGGCGCATACGCTGGAAAGCCTTGAGGCGGAGCTCGCGTGGATCGACGCGCATGTCGACGGCAAGCCTTATGGCCTTGACGTGCTGATCCCCGAAAATCTCGTCACCGGCGGCGCGAAGGGCATCACGCGCGCCTCGCTCGCCGAGAAAGTGCCGGAGCAGCACCGCGCCTTCGTCCGCGATCTCGCGGGGCGACATCACGTCACGGTGCCGGAGGAGCGCGCGGACAGCAATGCGCCCGCGCCGTTCGATCCCAATGTCGCGCTGGAAATGCTGGAGATCGCCTTCCGCCATCCGATCAGGCTGATCGCCAACGCGCTCGGCGTGCCGCCCAGGGCGATGATCGAGATGGGGCGGGCGCATGGCGTGCCGGTCGCCGCGCTGGTCGGTGCGAAGGAACATGCGTTGCGACAGGTCGCCGCAGGGGTCGATATCGTCGTCGCGCAGGGCGGCGAGGCGGGCGGCCATTGCGGCGAGGTATCGACCATGGTGCTGATCCCGGAAGTGGTCCGCGCGCTGGAGCAACACGGCCATGGCGGCGTCCCGGTGCTCGCGGCTGGCGGGATCATGACTGGCGCGCAGATGGCGGCGGCGATGGCGATGGGCGCGGCAGGCGTCTGGACCGGATCGGTGTGGCTCGCCACGCCGGAGAGCGAATGTTCGGACGTGTTTCGCGAGAAGATGGTCGCGGCCACCTCGCGCGATACGGTTCGTTCCAAAAGCCGCACCGGCAAGCCCTCGCGCCAGCTCCGCTCGGCATGGACCGATGCGTGGGAGGGGCCGGATTCACCGGGGGCGCTGCCGATGCCGTTCCAGTCCCTCATCAGCGAACCCGCGATCCGCGCAGCCGATCGTGCGGCGGAAAAGGGCGACGCCGCCGCGCGGGAGATGGTGACATATTTCGTCGGACAGGGCGTCGGGCTGGTCGATCAGGTGCGCGGAGCGGGGCAGGTGGTGCAGGATTTCAAGATGGAATTCGCCGAGGCGCTGGAACGAATGACGGGGTTGGTGGCGGAATAG